One segment of Vibrio gazogenes DNA contains the following:
- a CDS encoding formate C-acetyltransferase/glycerol dehydratase family glycyl radical enzyme encodes MNLKQVSERIRAHKNALIHIVQPAVCTERAVHYTEIYQQHADKPVPVRRALALAHHLEQRTIWIKHDEMIIGNQASQVRAAPIFPEYTVNWILAEIDELAERPGAGFSVTQENKDTIHRVLPWWQGQTVQDRCYGIFSQEHKDILATGMIKAEGNMTSGDAHLAVDYALLLEKGLDWLRDKVTQRQARMNLTVLDDLHGNQFLTAVEITLAAVSQHIHRYAELARREAAKAETVQRRSELLAIAENCDVIAHQPPQTFWQGVQLAYFIQLFLQIESNGHSVSFGRMDQFLYPLYHQDVEQEKTLSREDAIELLQCCWLKLLEVNKIRSGTHSKASAGSPLYQNVTIGGQKLIEGQAVDAVNSLSYAILESCGRLRSTQPNLSVRYHAGMSDDFLDACVQVIRCGFGMPAFNNDEIVIPEFIRLGVMPEDAYEYAAIGCIETAVAGKWGYRCTGMSFINFARVMLAALEGGQDATSGQTFLPQEQALSQGNFSSFDDVMLAWDRQIRYYTRKSIEIEYVVDTMLEENAHDLLCSSLVDDCIERAKTIKQGGAKYDWVSGLQVGIANLGNSLAAVKTLIFEQGLVRQQELAQALSDDFSGLAHEQLRQRLVHRAPKYGNDDESVDQLLVRAYQSYIDELKQYHNPRYGRGPIGGDYYAGTSSISANVPFGAATMATPDGRKAGMPLAEGASPASGTDHLGPTAVMNSVSALPTGAILGGVLLNQKLNPSMLDDDSDRRKLMSLLRTFFDIHRGWHVQYNVVSRNTLIEAKKHPEQYRDLVVRVAGYSAFFTALSPETQDDIIARTEHVL; translated from the coding sequence CTGAATCTGAAGCAGGTTAGTGAGAGAATCCGGGCACATAAAAACGCACTGATTCATATTGTCCAACCTGCGGTGTGCACAGAGCGAGCCGTTCATTACACCGAGATCTATCAACAGCATGCAGATAAGCCTGTACCGGTACGCCGGGCGTTGGCGTTGGCTCATCACCTTGAACAGAGAACGATCTGGATCAAACACGATGAAATGATTATTGGTAATCAGGCCAGTCAGGTTCGGGCTGCTCCTATTTTTCCTGAGTATACGGTCAACTGGATTCTGGCGGAAATCGATGAATTGGCTGAGCGACCCGGAGCCGGTTTTTCCGTGACTCAGGAAAATAAAGACACGATTCACCGGGTGCTTCCCTGGTGGCAGGGGCAGACAGTCCAGGATCGCTGTTATGGTATTTTTTCTCAGGAGCATAAAGATATTCTGGCAACCGGGATGATTAAAGCCGAAGGAAATATGACGTCGGGAGACGCTCATCTGGCGGTTGATTATGCCCTGTTGCTTGAGAAAGGTCTGGACTGGTTACGTGACAAGGTCACTCAGCGTCAAGCCCGAATGAATCTGACAGTGTTGGATGATCTGCATGGTAATCAGTTTCTCACAGCCGTAGAGATAACGCTTGCAGCAGTCAGTCAACATATCCATCGCTATGCAGAACTGGCTCGCCGAGAGGCTGCAAAGGCTGAGACCGTACAGAGAAGGAGTGAACTGCTGGCAATTGCTGAAAACTGTGACGTCATTGCTCATCAACCTCCGCAAACATTCTGGCAAGGAGTGCAGTTGGCTTATTTTATTCAACTGTTTCTGCAAATCGAGTCAAATGGTCATTCAGTCTCTTTCGGGCGGATGGATCAGTTCTTATATCCGTTATATCACCAAGATGTCGAACAAGAGAAAACCCTGAGCCGGGAAGACGCGATTGAACTTTTACAATGTTGTTGGTTAAAGCTGTTGGAGGTCAACAAGATTCGGTCAGGGACTCATTCAAAAGCCTCGGCGGGGAGTCCACTGTACCAGAATGTTACGATTGGCGGACAGAAGCTGATAGAAGGACAGGCAGTTGATGCGGTGAACTCGTTATCTTATGCCATCCTTGAGTCCTGCGGACGTTTACGCTCGACTCAGCCAAATCTGAGTGTTCGCTATCATGCCGGAATGAGTGATGACTTCTTAGATGCTTGTGTGCAAGTGATTCGCTGCGGTTTTGGCATGCCGGCATTTAATAATGATGAAATTGTTATTCCCGAATTTATTCGTCTGGGAGTGATGCCTGAAGATGCTTATGAATATGCCGCTATCGGCTGTATTGAAACTGCTGTTGCCGGAAAATGGGGTTATCGCTGCACCGGGATGAGTTTTATCAATTTTGCCAGGGTGATGTTAGCTGCACTGGAAGGGGGACAGGATGCGACATCGGGGCAGACATTTCTGCCACAGGAACAGGCGCTCTCTCAAGGCAACTTCTCTTCATTTGATGACGTGATGCTGGCCTGGGATCGGCAAATCCGTTACTACACCAGGAAATCAATTGAGATCGAATATGTGGTCGATACCATGCTGGAAGAAAATGCACATGATCTCCTGTGCTCTTCTCTGGTAGACGACTGTATTGAGCGGGCAAAAACGATTAAACAGGGCGGCGCAAAGTATGACTGGGTCTCCGGACTACAGGTCGGGATTGCAAATCTGGGGAATAGCCTGGCAGCGGTAAAAACATTGATTTTTGAACAGGGTCTGGTTCGTCAGCAGGAGCTGGCTCAGGCACTATCTGACGATTTTTCCGGACTGGCACATGAACAGCTTCGTCAGCGTTTGGTTCACCGGGCACCGAAGTATGGCAATGATGATGAATCTGTTGATCAGTTATTGGTTCGTGCATATCAGAGTTATATCGATGAACTCAAGCAATACCATAACCCACGCTATGGACGAGGGCCTATCGGTGGTGATTATTACGCCGGAACTTCATCCATTTCAGCGAATGTACCGTTTGGCGCAGCAACGATGGCGACACCGGACGGACGCAAAGCCGGCATGCCATTGGCCGAGGGAGCAAGTCCTGCATCCGGTACGGATCATCTGGGACCGACGGCAGTGATGAACTCCGTCAGTGCACTGCCGACAGGCGCTATTCTGGGTGGTGTGTTACTGAATCAGAAACTGAATCCATCCATGTTGGACGATGACAGTGATCGACGTAAACTGATGTCTCTGTTGCGGACATTCTTCGATATCCATCGTGGCTGGCATGTTCAGTATAATGTCGTTTCCCGCAATACCTTAATTGAAGCTAAAAAACATCCGGAGCAGTATCGGGATCTGGTCGTTCGAGTGGCCGGTTATTCTGCCTTTTTCACTGCGCTATCTCCGGAGACACAGGATGATATTATCGCCCGGACGGAACATGTGCTGTGA
- a CDS encoding bacteriohemerythrin — protein sequence MNYNNIKKLSQLSAQQWNFILFILQLPFLAYFISQQLWWWTGGQILFSVVVFLTLRSFHRLLTITQSAAIELSEGDLRVRIKTEREGAHPLYRSFNRIGEDVSRTVGALGATSAALLHVSESVKKDSQVSKTGALQQRNDIEQAAKIVGHLVETTRQVAHFTEISSGYANEAKMQADEGCRGMAQLEHALHTASEQIETSHQHISTLESESVSIGQVISTISEIAEQTNLLALNAAIEAARAGEQGRGFAVVADEVRTLATRTQTATNDIHVRIEALRTSINTVVEGMQKNSECMHESMGVVEQTSQSFSQLLEKIADIKGQSSQITTSLDEQVNATVDLEHCLSEISVVAKENVRATQATLMASVTVQNISGEINSLLHRFAIDSRQLETEDKQRNKLIEWGPSLDLNIKEINRQHQTLVHLINELNHLLNNGYGLPSVKRVVQGLIDYTANHFQYEETLFEQFGYVNEHKHVGAHHRLVEQVLDFQKRVENGENIGKELMAFLEDWLTLHIQKEDKQYVECFREHGVN from the coding sequence ATGAATTATAACAATATAAAGAAATTAAGTCAGTTGAGCGCGCAACAATGGAATTTCATCCTATTTATTCTGCAATTACCTTTTTTGGCCTATTTTATTTCACAGCAACTTTGGTGGTGGACCGGAGGACAAATCCTGTTCAGTGTCGTTGTGTTTCTGACGTTACGATCATTTCATCGTTTACTGACGATAACCCAGAGTGCTGCGATTGAACTGTCTGAAGGTGATTTGCGGGTCAGAATCAAAACTGAGCGCGAAGGTGCCCATCCGTTGTATCGTTCTTTCAATCGAATTGGTGAAGATGTGTCGAGAACGGTTGGGGCATTGGGGGCGACATCTGCAGCATTGCTTCATGTGTCTGAATCGGTAAAAAAAGATTCACAAGTGTCGAAAACCGGTGCTTTACAGCAAAGGAATGATATTGAACAGGCGGCAAAAATTGTCGGGCATCTGGTTGAGACGACCCGACAAGTTGCTCACTTTACCGAAATTTCGTCTGGTTATGCCAATGAAGCGAAAATGCAGGCTGATGAAGGCTGTCGCGGGATGGCACAACTGGAACATGCGTTACATACAGCGAGTGAGCAGATTGAAACATCGCATCAGCACATTAGTACGCTGGAATCGGAGAGTGTCAGTATTGGGCAGGTGATCAGCACCATTAGTGAGATTGCGGAGCAGACCAATTTACTGGCATTGAATGCTGCGATAGAAGCCGCCCGAGCCGGGGAGCAAGGACGTGGCTTTGCCGTTGTTGCTGATGAAGTTCGAACCCTCGCGACACGAACGCAAACAGCAACCAATGATATTCATGTGCGGATTGAGGCATTACGTACAAGTATTAATACCGTGGTTGAAGGGATGCAGAAAAACAGTGAATGTATGCATGAGTCCATGGGGGTTGTCGAGCAGACCAGCCAGTCTTTCTCGCAGTTGTTAGAGAAGATCGCAGATATTAAAGGGCAAAGTAGTCAAATCACGACGTCTCTGGATGAGCAGGTCAATGCAACGGTTGACTTAGAACACTGTTTGTCGGAAATTTCTGTCGTGGCAAAAGAGAATGTCAGAGCGACACAAGCAACATTAATGGCGAGTGTCACGGTGCAAAATATATCCGGTGAAATCAACTCGCTCTTACATCGCTTTGCTATTGACAGTCGCCAGTTGGAAACTGAAGACAAACAAAGGAATAAGTTAATCGAGTGGGGGCCATCGCTTGATTTAAATATTAAGGAAATTAATCGTCAGCATCAGACTTTAGTCCACCTGATTAATGAGTTGAATCATTTATTGAATAACGGTTATGGACTGCCTTCGGTTAAACGGGTTGTACAAGGCTTGATTGACTATACAGCAAACCACTTTCAGTATGAGGAAACGCTGTTTGAACAATTCGGCTATGTGAATGAGCATAAGCACGTCGGGGCTCATCACCGATTAGTCGAGCAGGTGCTTGATTTCCAGAAACGTGTCGAAAATGGCGAGAACATTGGCAAGGAGCTGATGGCATTCCTTGAAGATTGGTTAACGTTACATATTCAGAAAGAAGATAAACAATACGTTGAATGTTTTCGTGAACATGGCGTGAATTGA
- a CDS encoding ATP-binding protein yields MLKIRSFEHWSITTKITVSVILLVFLNIGVSAVHFYSLTQLKKSVEMISYASAVMVSVNDAAERVELFISSHDPDRLNEVKTIIEENVKTLAHLDLSELDSVHAEEVSALKRRMRYFSNTVDILGLATDMMNTETSNMTRQQTQLQNVATAIETHLMQQREQLEQRMSLQDAGTDRMFQVHQIIQSLRGGLHKMSSVLLPNTDGDIDQSLSDIRRALQAMFPVVNMLKENGVQAGWLSAIEQLEQAFILTRQDIQALKDTPSERQVVYAQMLVHLQTIEQLINRLESRVSAREGELNQMMDHLRTELGLLQNSVNVSRRFAERVAYLEAKTLTFLLRSTDDEAALVHETLDQLSHYSRILPSANISGSSLNAAVTVNALIDGYRDAFMRFRQASYALSRVHMKVREEADRASSLVSQFAKEQQVAADKHNAWSELSGTIVGGITALTALFIAWSTSRLIARPIISLAAVMRQLAAGELDVNITGVKRQDEVGTMSRAVKVFQENAVKVRAMEAEAESERQKIMAQLEQRVVERTEDLQHKTEQLEAQARELDRARIQAEAATHSKSVFLANMSHELRTPLNAILGYAQLIHRAPELNEQQKDGLNTIIQSGHHLLTLINDLLDLSKIEAGRMDMTPEAIDLSRCFQSVLEIIQIKAAEKGLTLKLQVMPQTLPWVFLDEKRLRQVLLNLLGNAVKYTDTGHIYLNVIAEPIDMEASVRVTFSVEDSGIGIDPEMQDVIFRPFERVGDKKCRIIGTGLGLAISQQLVKQMGGEIQVKSQAGVGSLFFFTLDLPVVTEKREQDVHSGQGHIIGYEGSRKHILIVDDVLENRMLLVDLLTDIGFETCEATEGQEGIEQATAKRPDLILMDIVMPVMDGLEATRRIRLIPELAALPILIVSASASQAEFTQGKEAGASGFVSKPIDRHRLLSQIGEQLDLTWVIDEQTSELEASSKVSDTSEWVVPSRTQLEELHHLALIGNMRHIRDWAENLQAEDTCYHAFATHLIDMAKSLQSRAILLLVNELLERKPAI; encoded by the coding sequence ATGCTGAAAATCAGGTCATTTGAGCACTGGTCAATTACCACCAAGATTACCGTATCGGTGATTTTGTTGGTCTTTCTCAATATCGGGGTTTCGGCGGTTCACTTCTATAGTTTGACTCAGTTGAAAAAGTCAGTGGAAATGATCAGTTACGCTTCGGCGGTGATGGTTTCCGTCAATGATGCTGCTGAACGGGTTGAACTCTTTATCTCTTCCCATGATCCCGACCGCCTGAACGAAGTTAAAACGATTATCGAAGAGAATGTTAAAACGCTCGCTCATCTGGATTTGAGTGAATTGGATAGTGTTCATGCAGAAGAAGTCTCTGCACTGAAAAGACGAATGCGCTACTTCTCCAATACGGTCGATATCTTAGGATTAGCGACTGACATGATGAATACCGAAACCAGTAATATGACGCGTCAGCAGACGCAATTGCAAAACGTCGCAACTGCGATTGAGACTCATCTGATGCAACAACGGGAGCAGCTTGAACAACGGATGAGTTTGCAGGATGCCGGGACAGATAGGATGTTTCAAGTTCATCAGATTATCCAGAGCCTTCGTGGGGGACTGCATAAAATGTCATCGGTGTTGTTGCCGAATACGGATGGGGATATTGATCAGTCGCTCAGCGACATCAGGCGGGCTTTGCAAGCGATGTTTCCGGTCGTCAATATGCTCAAAGAAAACGGTGTGCAAGCGGGGTGGTTAAGTGCGATCGAACAACTGGAACAGGCATTTATCCTCACCCGCCAAGATATTCAGGCACTGAAGGATACCCCATCAGAGCGTCAGGTTGTTTATGCACAAATGTTGGTTCATCTTCAAACCATTGAACAACTTATCAATCGGCTTGAGAGTCGCGTCTCTGCACGAGAAGGTGAGCTGAATCAGATGATGGATCACCTCAGAACTGAGCTGGGATTACTGCAAAACTCAGTCAATGTTTCCAGACGGTTCGCGGAGCGGGTGGCCTATTTGGAAGCCAAAACATTAACTTTTCTGCTGCGTTCGACAGATGACGAAGCGGCACTCGTTCATGAAACATTGGATCAATTGAGTCATTACTCGCGTATTTTACCCTCGGCGAATATTTCGGGGTCATCCTTGAACGCAGCGGTGACCGTTAATGCGTTGATTGATGGCTATCGGGATGCGTTCATGCGGTTTCGACAGGCTAGTTATGCGTTGTCCCGGGTTCACATGAAAGTTCGTGAAGAAGCAGATCGGGCATCATCACTGGTTTCTCAATTTGCCAAAGAGCAGCAAGTTGCAGCGGATAAGCATAATGCATGGAGTGAGCTATCGGGGACGATTGTTGGTGGCATCACGGCATTGACAGCGCTGTTTATTGCTTGGTCAACGTCACGTTTGATCGCCCGCCCGATTATCTCGCTGGCCGCAGTGATGCGTCAGTTAGCGGCGGGTGAGCTTGACGTCAATATTACGGGAGTGAAGCGTCAGGATGAAGTTGGCACCATGTCTCGTGCCGTGAAAGTCTTTCAGGAAAATGCGGTGAAAGTCCGGGCAATGGAAGCGGAAGCAGAATCGGAACGACAGAAAATCATGGCACAACTGGAGCAGCGGGTTGTTGAACGGACGGAAGACTTACAGCATAAAACCGAGCAGTTGGAAGCCCAAGCGCGTGAACTGGATCGCGCGCGTATTCAGGCCGAAGCTGCCACCCATTCTAAATCCGTTTTTCTGGCGAATATGAGCCATGAACTGAGAACCCCTTTAAATGCCATTCTCGGTTATGCGCAATTGATTCACCGGGCACCTGAATTAAACGAACAGCAAAAAGACGGACTGAATACCATTATCCAGAGTGGTCATCATTTACTGACCTTGATTAATGACCTGTTGGACTTGTCGAAGATTGAAGCCGGGCGGATGGACATGACACCGGAGGCCATTGATCTATCGCGGTGTTTTCAGAGTGTACTTGAAATTATTCAGATTAAAGCTGCGGAGAAAGGTTTAACGCTCAAACTTCAGGTGATGCCTCAAACGCTGCCTTGGGTTTTTCTGGATGAAAAACGTCTGCGGCAGGTATTGTTGAATTTGTTAGGTAATGCCGTGAAGTATACCGACACAGGACATATCTACCTCAACGTGATTGCTGAACCCATTGATATGGAAGCATCTGTTCGGGTGACTTTCTCGGTCGAAGATAGTGGGATTGGGATTGATCCCGAGATGCAGGACGTTATTTTTCGTCCTTTTGAACGGGTTGGTGATAAAAAATGCCGGATCATCGGGACGGGGCTTGGCCTTGCGATTAGTCAACAACTGGTCAAGCAGATGGGCGGAGAGATTCAAGTCAAAAGCCAAGCCGGGGTGGGGAGTCTGTTTTTCTTTACGCTGGATTTGCCTGTGGTGACGGAGAAGCGCGAGCAGGACGTTCATTCCGGTCAAGGACATATTATTGGTTATGAGGGCAGCCGGAAGCACATTCTGATTGTTGATGATGTGCTGGAGAATCGCATGTTACTGGTTGATTTATTGACTGACATTGGATTTGAAACCTGTGAAGCCACCGAGGGGCAGGAGGGGATTGAGCAAGCAACTGCGAAGCGCCCGGATTTGATTTTGATGGATATTGTGATGCCGGTGATGGACGGGCTGGAAGCGACGCGGCGTATTCGACTCATTCCAGAGCTGGCGGCGCTACCGATCTTGATTGTTTCTGCCAGCGCGTCACAGGCTGAGTTCACTCAGGGAAAAGAGGCCGGGGCCAGTGGTTTTGTGAGCAAACCGATTGATAGACATCGGCTACTGAGTCAGATCGGTGAGCAGTTGGACCTCACATGGGTCATTGATGAACAAACATCAGAATTGGAAGCATCGTCAAAGGTGTCCGATACTTCAGAATGGGTCGTGCCATCAAGAACACAGTTGGAGGAACTTCATCATTTGGCACTGATCGGCAATATGCGTCATATCCGCGATTGGGCTGAGAATTTGCAGGCTGAAGACACTTGCTATCATGCTTTTGCTACGCATTTGATTGATATGGCGAAGTCGCTCCAATCTCGGGCGATATTGTTATTGGTCAATGAGTTGTTGGAAAGGAAACCTGCTATATGA
- a CDS encoding EAL domain-containing protein yields MSIGESSTLKQQDQVILIIDDTPTNLGVLVDELDGRHFQVLIAEDGEEGLQRADYVVPGLILLDVMMPGMNGFEVCTLLKQNDKTRHIPVIFMTASSDVTDKVAGFEVGGVDYITKPFQIEEVVSRVKLHLSLCDMQQRLTEKNQQLVEESQVRQQAEEALNQILQEQQRLLEYSGVGIAFLQQRRIVRCNQKFALLFDQEIDALSDLPLESLYSAEYHDDYIHQAAHQSLVQQGEYVLDIRYQCRDGRCFWGETILTAIDRDDLSKGEILVIHDIDQRKRTEALRIGQGQLFEMMVTGSALDDILNRLIQLIEAHQVATLGAIFLKKHDRLTLRTVPGLPDMFAEQYETLFPAGELVTESSSPNSESVMREHAVWCEDTLEPTPGWEAYGSLLNQFGIQACYTIPMVTSQGDILGTLTLYFIEKYYMSQIDMTFVDMVTRIAGIAIERQYNEERIQYLAHHDTLTELPNRTLLGDRLNQGLLWAQRYDRNVSVVLIDLDHFKMINDSLGHSCGDALLQIIAKRMVACIRKTDTLARLGGDEFVLILYNANPIELILNRIKEAIAQPIDIADHEIRMTGSIGFANYPDDGETAEALLRNADVAMYHVKEQGRNHFQHYSLDMGHKLQERMVLQENLRHALDNQEFILHYQPQYCFHTQRIVGVEALLRWQHPEFGMVPPMRFIELAETTGLIVPIGDWVLQTACKQNKAWQDAGIEGLCVAVNVSARQFHEQDLPDRVAAALEMSGLEARYLELEITESVVMQNPQEAVEIMEKINRMGVQLSIDDFGTGYSSLSALKNFPVHRLKIDRAFVSDLPDNPEGCSIAQAVIALGHNLGLNVIAEGVEDDRQLAFLHQHQCDEIQGYYFCRPEPVERCEAFLLSRPCPLNLLD; encoded by the coding sequence ATGAGTATCGGAGAGAGTTCGACATTGAAACAGCAAGACCAAGTTATCTTGATCATCGATGATACCCCTACCAACTTGGGCGTATTGGTGGATGAACTTGATGGTCGGCATTTTCAGGTTTTGATAGCGGAAGACGGAGAAGAAGGATTACAGCGGGCTGATTATGTGGTGCCGGGTTTGATCTTACTGGATGTGATGATGCCGGGGATGAATGGTTTTGAAGTCTGTACGCTGTTGAAACAGAATGACAAAACGCGGCATATCCCGGTGATTTTTATGACGGCTTCGAGTGATGTGACGGACAAAGTGGCGGGGTTTGAGGTCGGTGGCGTGGATTACATTACCAAGCCTTTTCAGATCGAAGAAGTTGTGTCTCGGGTTAAGCTTCACTTGTCTTTGTGTGATATGCAGCAGCGGTTAACTGAAAAAAACCAGCAATTGGTGGAAGAAAGCCAAGTTCGCCAACAAGCGGAAGAGGCACTGAATCAAATCTTACAAGAACAGCAACGCTTACTGGAATATTCCGGGGTAGGAATTGCATTCTTACAGCAGCGACGGATTGTCAGATGTAATCAAAAATTTGCGCTCCTGTTTGATCAGGAAATTGATGCTTTGAGTGATCTGCCACTCGAATCGCTTTATTCGGCTGAATATCATGATGATTACATTCATCAAGCCGCGCATCAGTCACTCGTTCAGCAAGGTGAGTATGTTTTGGATATCCGCTATCAGTGTCGCGATGGCCGATGTTTCTGGGGAGAAACAATCCTGACCGCGATTGATCGGGACGATCTCTCCAAGGGGGAAATTCTAGTCATTCATGATATTGATCAGCGCAAACGGACGGAGGCATTGCGCATTGGCCAAGGGCAACTGTTTGAAATGATGGTCACCGGTTCGGCACTGGATGATATTCTTAACCGTTTGATTCAGTTGATTGAAGCGCATCAGGTAGCGACGTTGGGTGCGATATTTTTGAAAAAACACGATCGATTAACGTTACGTACCGTGCCGGGACTGCCGGATATGTTTGCCGAGCAGTATGAAACATTATTTCCCGCAGGCGAACTTGTGACTGAATCATCCAGCCCGAATAGCGAATCTGTGATGCGTGAACACGCCGTTTGGTGCGAGGATACGCTGGAACCGACTCCCGGATGGGAAGCCTATGGCTCGTTACTGAATCAGTTTGGGATTCAGGCCTGTTATACCATACCGATGGTCACCTCTCAGGGAGATATTTTGGGCACGCTGACACTTTATTTTATTGAAAAATATTATATGAGTCAGATAGATATGACGTTTGTTGATATGGTGACACGGATTGCGGGTATCGCAATTGAGCGGCAATATAACGAAGAGCGGATTCAATATCTGGCGCATCACGATACATTGACGGAATTACCGAATCGAACATTATTAGGTGACCGTTTAAATCAAGGGCTGTTGTGGGCACAGCGCTATGACCGGAATGTCTCGGTTGTTTTGATCGATTTGGACCATTTCAAAATGATTAATGACAGTTTAGGTCACAGTTGCGGTGATGCGTTATTACAAATCATTGCCAAGCGTATGGTGGCCTGTATCAGGAAAACGGATACATTGGCTCGTTTGGGGGGCGATGAATTTGTTTTGATTTTGTATAACGCCAACCCGATTGAACTGATCCTCAATCGGATTAAAGAGGCGATTGCCCAACCCATAGACATTGCCGATCACGAAATCCGCATGACCGGTAGTATCGGGTTTGCTAATTATCCTGATGATGGTGAGACTGCGGAAGCCCTGTTAAGAAATGCCGATGTTGCCATGTATCATGTCAAAGAACAGGGACGGAATCATTTTCAGCATTATAGCCTTGATATGGGACATAAGCTTCAGGAACGTATGGTGCTTCAGGAAAACCTTCGCCATGCATTGGATAATCAAGAATTCATTCTGCACTATCAGCCCCAATATTGTTTTCATACGCAGCGGATCGTTGGGGTTGAAGCGCTATTGCGCTGGCAGCACCCTGAATTCGGGATGGTGCCGCCGATGCGTTTTATCGAGTTGGCTGAAACGACAGGGCTGATTGTTCCGATCGGGGATTGGGTGTTGCAGACCGCATGTAAACAGAATAAAGCTTGGCAGGATGCCGGTATTGAGGGGCTCTGCGTGGCAGTGAATGTTTCAGCGCGTCAATTCCATGAGCAAGATCTACCGGATCGCGTGGCTGCCGCGTTAGAAATGAGTGGGTTAGAAGCCCGTTATCTGGAACTGGAAATAACTGAAAGTGTGGTGATGCAAAACCCGCAAGAAGCCGTTGAAATCATGGAAAAAATCAACCGCATGGGCGTTCAGCTTTCGATTGACGATTTTGGGACGGGTTACTCCAGCCTGAGTGCCTTGAAAAATTTTCCGGTTCATCGCTTGAAGATTGATCGTGCTTTTGTCTCGGATCTGCCTGACAACCCTGAAGGATGCAGCATTGCACAAGCGGTGATTGCGTTAGGCCATAACTTAGGACTGAATGTCATCGCCGAGGGGGTTGAAGATGATCGGCAGTTGGCTTTCTTGCATCAGCATCAATGTGATGAAATTCAAGGGTATTACTTTTGTCGTCCTGAGCCGGTTGAGCGCTGTGAAGCTTTCTTACTATCTCGTCCTTGCCCTCTGAATTTGTTGGATTGA
- a CDS encoding ABC transporter substrate-binding protein yields MFSNPFSLSRRWLRRSQGLLAMICPLFLLCYVPVIQADGIVHSDTGSKRIILSNSYAGSDFRKVMVQNWKEVASKAQQKRLIKDAPVISANNSVAEQAQQIQNMIMEGYDAIVILAGSDTALRGLVHDACQAGVVVVILASKVNDPCVYEVNYDWDEMGRAEIEYVAERLQGKGNLLEIRGIAGDATDDDISAGLHKAAQQYPDLKIVHTVYGQWTNSVAKKEVALALPTLPEIDAVVDQGGDGYGAAMAFKEAGRPLPIIVMGNRQDELAFWQQERDKHGYETFSISASPSISQVGFWVAQQILAGKEVPKVVKVPLVTIHSDELDAWLEKMPVGGAANPPYSRQDVVKMIDASLHQ; encoded by the coding sequence ATGTTTTCGAATCCCTTCTCTCTGAGCCGACGTTGGTTGAGACGATCTCAAGGCTTGCTTGCAATGATTTGTCCATTGTTCTTGCTTTGCTATGTACCGGTGATTCAGGCCGATGGCATTGTGCACAGTGATACCGGTAGCAAAAGGATTATCTTGAGTAACTCTTATGCAGGCAGTGATTTTCGTAAAGTCATGGTGCAGAACTGGAAAGAAGTTGCATCTAAGGCACAGCAAAAGCGACTGATCAAAGATGCACCGGTGATCAGTGCAAATAACTCAGTCGCAGAGCAGGCGCAGCAAATCCAGAATATGATCATGGAAGGTTATGATGCCATCGTGATTCTGGCGGGTTCAGATACCGCATTAAGGGGTTTGGTTCATGATGCCTGTCAGGCCGGTGTTGTGGTCGTGATTCTTGCCAGTAAAGTCAATGACCCTTGTGTTTATGAGGTTAACTACGACTGGGATGAGATGGGGCGAGCAGAGATCGAGTATGTGGCCGAACGGCTGCAAGGAAAAGGTAATTTATTGGAAATTCGGGGTATTGCCGGAGATGCGACCGATGATGATATCAGTGCCGGGCTGCATAAAGCCGCGCAACAGTATCCGGACCTGAAAATCGTGCATACCGTTTATGGTCAATGGACCAATTCAGTGGCGAAAAAAGAAGTGGCATTAGCACTACCGACATTACCGGAAATCGACGCAGTGGTGGATCAGGGCGGAGATGGTTATGGGGCCGCGATGGCTTTTAAAGAGGCTGGCCGGCCTTTACCGATTATTGTGATGGGCAACCGCCAGGATGAATTGGCATTCTGGCAGCAAGAGCGGGATAAACATGGTTATGAGACATTCTCCATTTCAGCGAGTCCCAGTATCTCACAGGTCGGTTTTTGGGTGGCGCAGCAAATTTTAGCCGGAAAAGAAGTGCCGAAGGTCGTCAAGGTCCCTTTAGTGACGATTCATAGTGACGAGCTGGATGCATGGCTTGAGAAAATGCCAGTCGGTGGTGCGGCAAACCCGCCATATTCTCGGCAAGATGTAGTGAAAATGATTGATGCTTCATTGCATCAGTAA